A genomic region of Metopolophium dirhodum isolate CAU chromosome 1, ASM1992520v1, whole genome shotgun sequence contains the following coding sequences:
- the LOC132944768 gene encoding piggyBac transposable element-derived protein 3-like, translating to MYRNKKIISSRSLRLLKSVLPPLDSEDSETEDETELSLKKKLNTPTVTVLDYSDSSTHSSSPPSGASELENYLYDIDDFPMFDELGTDINNYINLPTTSYNDTLAEVSISTSNSILDLPNVERNNMIDNPINLSIVENILDLSSPNNFQSVDLHSDSDLLIVQRKSGRLAQMSYVEPMSVSSVYVESVEPPPLSTLRNKTKKMIRKKMTFKWTKQFKFPVDLPPFRYSSIPQNISTPYQYFKMFLTDDILELISKHTNIYSSQKLDKSLETTVEEIKHYIGIEVLMGIVAMPAYTDYWSADLRYNQIADTMPLKRYQMLRRYIHFVDNETVDTSDRFYKVRPILEGIRKNCLSIEQSKQFSIDEMMITYKGTKAGSRRQYIKIKPKTVYFDNWFTSLELVTYLRKKFGILSLGTIQQNRLRGCDIINDKDLLKKGRGSFEMRCDNKKKISVVKWADNKCVTLVSSFVPVNEQPSSVRRYDKNMKAKIPINCPTIIKEYNSKMGGVDLADMLVSLYRTGLKSHRWYLAVFSQLLDISVNNAWLLYRREFEELNNDLNVKYMPLKQFRTAIAKTLINQRKPGRPIKELLTNPRIQKLPRSRPTDDVRLDNEDHLPKKIKKGRCMLCPKGQTVYSCTKCNVRLCTLDERNCFYTYHKQK from the exons atgtatagaaataaaaaaattatttcgtcTCGAAGTTTGCGGCTTTTGAAATCTGTTCTTCCTCCATTGGATTCAGAAGATTCTGAAACTGAAGATGAGActgaattatcattaaaaaagaaattaaataccCCCACCGTGACTGTTTTAGACTATTCTGATAGCAGTACACACTCTTCAAGTCCTCCAAGTGGTGCTTCTGAACTAGAGAACTATCTCTACGATATCGATGATTTTCCCATGTTTGATGAATTAGGTACGGACatcaacaattatataaatttaccaACTACAAGTTACAATGATACTTTGGCTGAAGTTTCTATTTCTACTTCTAATTCTATTTTAGATTTGCCTAATGTTGAAcgaaataatatgattgataaTCCGATTAATTTAAGTATCGTCGAAAATATATTAGATCTTTCTTCtccaaataattttcaatcagTTGATTTACATTCTGATTCAGACTTATTGATTGTTCAAAGAAAATCGGGTAGATTAGCTCAAATGTCCTATGTGGAACCAATGTCGGTATCTTCAGTATATGTTGAATCTGTTGAACCTCCTCCATTATCCACACTTAgaaacaaaaccaaaaaaatgatacgaaaaaaaatgacttttaaATGGACAAAACAGTTTAAATTTCCTGTTGATTTACCTCCGTTTAGGTATTCTTCTATACctcaaaatatttcaactcCTTAccaatatttcaaaatgtttcttACAGATGACATTTTAGAACTCATATCAAAGCACACTAACATATATAGTTCCCAAAAACTTGATAAGTCTTTAGAAACAACAGTAGAAGAAATAAAGCACTATATTGGAATTGAAGTACTTATGGGAATCGTAGCAATGCCAGCCTATACTGATTATTGGTCAGCCGACTTAAGATACAATCAAATTGCAGATACCATGCCTCTAAAACGTTATCAAATGCTACGTcgatatattcattttgttgATAACGAAACAGTTGATACTTCTGACCGTTTTTATAAAGTAAGACCAATTTTAGAaggtataagaaaaaattgtttgtcGATTGAACAGAGTAAACAGTTTTCAATAGATGAGATGATGATTACTTATAAAGGGACCAAAGCTGGTTCCAGAAGAcagtatataaaaatcaaaccaaaaa CTGTTTACTTTGACAATTGGTTTACATCACTGGAACTTGTGACGTATTTAAGAAAAAAGTTCGGAATTTTAAGCCTTGGAACAATACAACAAAATAGACTGCGTGGATGTGATATCATAAATGACAAAGATTTACTAAAAAAAGGAAGAGGAAGTTTTGAAATGAGgtgtgataataaaaaaaaaatttctgttGTAAAATGGGCAGACAACAAATGTGTAACACTGGTAAGTTCATTTGTACCTGTAAATGAACAACCGTCTTCAGTTCGTcgctatgataaaaatatgaaagctAAAATTCCTATTAATTGTCCAACAATAATTAAAGAGTATAACTCTAAGATGGGTGGTGTTGATTTAGCTGATATGCTAGTATCTTTATATCGTACTGGTCTAAAATCTCATCGTTGGTATTTGGCTGTATTTTCACAGTTATTGGACATATCTGTCAACAATGCGTGGTTATTATATAGGCGTGAATTTGAAGagttaaataatgatttaaacgtTAAATATATGCcattaaaacaatttagaaCCGCAATAGCTAAAACTCTTATTAACCAAAGAAAACCTGGCAGACCAATAAAAGAATTGCTAACTAATCCACGAATTCAGAAATTACCCAGGTCAAGGCCTACAGATGATGTACGCTTGGATAACGAAGACCATTtacccaaaaaaattaaaaaaggacgATGTATGTTGTGCCCCAAAGGTCAGACGGTTTATAGTTGTACTAAATGTAACGTGAGACTTTGTACTCTTGACGAAAGAAACTGTTTCTACACTTATCATAAGCAGAAATAA
- the LOC132944775 gene encoding zinc finger MYM-type protein 1-like, whose translation MDKKSVFSIFNIKKSVSSTPTEKDIKENNDGILQSSSRVVDSFGSGSVTTLLEENANLLSNSQTCTDPQINSFQSNTRVNDLGDIDSGPAKPILEKYPQTQFGSQKRGFSPTVYTCFDWIEYSVVEDAIFCYPCRIFGSRTVANMEFSTKGFRNCKKIFGSRGIGLKYTKSKLELHSSCQYHLTCMTRWHAHIQSKTTGSVHTLVTNAHRDKILENRDYMLTLIDIILFLAHQGVAFRGHIENETSLNQGNLKEACKLMAKYNPTFALNYAKPTNHTSWLIQNEIIEICAKHVRNTIVEDIISAGMYSVSCDEARCHKEEQLAVCVRYPKNLKVEERFVGFLDVSQSQNADSQSYDGASVMSGHTGGVQAKLKEIRPQAIYVHCMAHKLNLVVIDMCKHLKDARNLFNGLEALSVHFSQPTKNKKMTDIQENLGVNP comes from the exons ATGGATAAGAAATCAGTATttagcatttttaatataaaaaaaagtgtatcaAGTACTCCTACTGAAAAAGATATCAAAGAAAACAATGATGGTATTCTACAGTCATCGTCCAGAGTT GTTGATTCATTTGGATCTGGAAGCGTTACAACGTTACTAGAAGAAAATGCAAATCTACTATCAAACTCACAGACCTGCACAGATCCACAAATTAATAGTTTTCAGTCAAATACCAGGGTAAATGATTTAGGTGATATCGATTCAGGTCCTGCTAAACCTATATTAGAA AAATACCCTCAGACACAATTTGGTTCACAAAAAAGAGGTTTTTCTCCTACAGTATATACTTGTTTTGATTGGATAGAGTATAGTGTGGTTGAGGACGCTATATTTTGCTATCCTTGTAGAATTTTCGGGTCTAGAACTGTAGCTAACATGGAATTTTCAACTAAAGGATTTAGAAATTGCAAAAAA atTTTTGGCTCTAGAGGAATAGGATTGAAATATACTAAATCAAAGTTGGAGTTGCATTCTAGTTGTCAGTACCATTTGACTTGTATGACAAGGTGGCATGCACATATCCAATCTAAAACTACTGGTTCTGTTCATACATTAGTTACAAATGCACACcgtgataaaatattagaaaatagagATTACATGCTAACATTaattgatatcatattatttttggcACATCAAGGAGTAGCATTTAGAGGTCATATTGAAAATGAAACATCTTTGAATCAAG GTAACTTAAAAGAAGCATGCAAACTAATGGCAAAGTATAATCCAACTTTTGCTTTAAATTATGCTAAACCAACAAATCATACAAGTTGGTTAATACAAAATGAAATCATTGAGATATGCGCTAAACATGTAAGGAATACTATTGTTGAAGATATAATAAGTGCTGGAATGTATAGCGTTTCGTGTGATGAAGCTCG atgCCACAAGGAAGAACAGTTAGCTGTGTGTGTTCGTTACCCAAAAAACCTTAAAGTAGAGGAACGATTTGTTGGATTTTTAGATGTATCTCAAAGTCAAAATGCTGACA gtcaatCATATGACGGTGCTAGCGTGATGTCGGGTCATACTGGTGGAGTTCAGGCTAAGCTTAAAGAAATACGTCCTCAAGCTATTTATGTACACTGTATGGCACACAAATTAAACCTTGTGGTCATTGATATGTGTAAACATTTAAAG gacGCACGGAATTTATTTAATGGCTTGGAAGCGTTGTCTGTTCATTTTAGTCAAcctacgaaaaataaaaaaatgactgACATTCAAGAAAATCTAGGAGTTAACCCTTAA